The Stenotrophomonas sp. BIO128-Bstrain region CCTGCCTGACCGTGGCGATCGTCGCCGAAGTGGTCGGTACCTCGTTCATGGCCGACGCCGCCCGTCATGGCGGCTATGTGGGCTATGCCGTGATGGCCGTGGCCCTGGCCATTTCGTATTACTTCCTTGCGCTGTCGGTGCGCGGCATCGCGGTCGGTGTCGCCTACGCGGTATGGGAAGGCCTCGGCCTGACCCTGCTGACCCTGGTCGGTATTTTCGTGTTCAAGGACAGCCTGTCGGTGCAGCAGATGATCGGCCTGGTGATGGCGGCGGTCGGCATCGTCTGCGTCACGCTCGGCGAGGAGCACACGCCATGAATCTCACCGCTTTCCTGTTCGTGGTCTGCTCGGCCCTGATCGACATCGCAGCCA contains the following coding sequences:
- a CDS encoding multidrug efflux SMR transporter → MHTQVHSQPRARGGLIAWACLTVAIVAEVVGTSFMADAARHGGYVGYAVMAVALAISYYFLALSVRGIAVGVAYAVWEGLGLTLLTLVGIFVFKDSLSVQQMIGLVMAAVGIVCVTLGEEHTP